A window of the Mesotoga prima MesG1.Ag.4.2 genome harbors these coding sequences:
- a CDS encoding metallophosphoesterase family protein, with amino-acid sequence MRFLHCSDIHLGRRPIGSPNSPYSSARYEDYFSAFEYVVEWALQNKPEAFFITGDLFDKRDINPDTLARTQSILSRLKESGIRVLAIEGNHDKSFSANESWLRFLQETEYLELLCPVQGENDIVFPYVSIEGFKVFGLGYPGFMAEEMILRASSFLEGKDNIVLIHTAPGNDNFIPGLVSPEVLKILRSKVIYAGGGHLHSQLAFPVEEPFFFVPGSLEYWDVWERDRKGFYVFDTEIGRADFHDSHRRERQEFAVFPGEGDNLDGFVDEHEIHRGAIVLVTVTGSGEFYVDPVRLEREIESSGALKAFVRVRRTDREITLDDYRLMSARDIEREVILGSREWKELGAKGEDLVGAIEKMKQSQEDGRYDLFKESVDALLEAIVGGDS; translated from the coding sequence TTGAGATTCCTTCACTGTTCAGATATTCATCTGGGGAGAAGACCTATCGGTTCCCCTAACAGCCCGTATTCGTCTGCAAGGTATGAAGACTATTTTTCAGCCTTTGAATACGTCGTTGAGTGGGCCTTACAGAACAAGCCGGAGGCCTTCTTCATAACGGGTGATCTCTTTGACAAGAGAGACATAAATCCCGATACTCTTGCAAGAACACAGAGCATCCTCTCCAGACTGAAAGAAAGCGGGATCAGGGTATTGGCTATAGAGGGGAACCACGACAAAAGTTTCAGCGCAAACGAGTCCTGGCTGAGATTTCTACAAGAGACAGAGTATCTAGAACTGCTCTGCCCGGTTCAGGGAGAAAATGATATTGTCTTTCCGTACGTCAGTATCGAAGGGTTCAAGGTGTTTGGACTTGGCTATCCCGGCTTCATGGCCGAGGAGATGATCCTCAGGGCTTCTTCTTTTCTTGAAGGCAAAGACAATATTGTTCTCATTCATACCGCGCCCGGGAACGACAACTTCATTCCAGGCCTTGTGTCGCCCGAAGTATTGAAGATTCTCAGGTCGAAGGTGATCTATGCCGGGGGTGGGCATTTGCATTCTCAACTCGCCTTTCCTGTAGAAGAGCCGTTCTTCTTCGTGCCCGGATCACTCGAATACTGGGACGTCTGGGAGAGAGATAGAAAGGGATTTTACGTATTCGATACCGAGATCGGAAGAGCCGATTTTCACGACTCCCATAGGAGGGAAAGACAGGAGTTCGCAGTTTTTCCCGGAGAAGGCGACAACCTAGACGGGTTTGTCGATGAACACGAGATTCATAGAGGAGCCATAGTACTGGTAACGGTAACGGGAAGCGGAGAGTTCTACGTAGATCCCGTGCGTTTGGAGAGAGAGATAGAGTCTTCCGGAGCCCTTAAGGCCTTTGTTAGAGTCAGGAGAACGGATAGAGAAATTACTCTCGACGACTACAGACTGATGAGCGCGAGGGACATTGAACGAGAAGTCATACTCGGCTCCAGGGAGTGGAAGGAACTCGGAGCAAAAGGCGAGGACCTTGTGGGAGCAATAGAAAAGATGAAGCAGTCCCAGGAAGACGGGAGGTATGACCTGTTCAAAGAATCTGTAGATGCCCTTCTTGAAGCCATAGTTGGTGGTGACTCTTGA
- a CDS encoding methyltransferase family protein has protein sequence MSGQLLFFIVLFFWVGFDIYLFFLHNRKISERLQEKRSKYIMLAFVLSGMFGAIAVDGRSKEVFLMTFLPHRWIGVGMMIFAVVIRFFVVRQLGPAFAIDVGALPDQKLRTDRFYKVIRHPAYAAEIVGFLGLSLVFNYPLSSILAFVLPTTGILYRISVEERNLKVIFGEEYRDYCKKTWRLIPYLF, from the coding sequence ATGTCTGGTCAGTTGCTTTTCTTCATCGTTCTCTTTTTCTGGGTTGGATTCGATATCTATCTCTTCTTCCTTCACAACAGGAAGATCAGCGAGAGACTCCAGGAGAAGCGATCAAAATACATCATGCTTGCCTTTGTTCTTTCGGGCATGTTCGGTGCGATTGCAGTCGATGGCCGTTCGAAGGAGGTCTTTCTCATGACTTTCCTTCCTCATAGATGGATAGGAGTGGGAATGATGATCTTCGCCGTCGTTATCCGTTTCTTCGTAGTGAGACAACTGGGTCCCGCCTTCGCAATTGATGTGGGCGCGCTTCCAGATCAGAAACTGAGAACCGACAGGTTCTACAAGGTCATTCGTCATCCGGCCTATGCAGCCGAGATCGTAGGTTTTCTGGGGCTTTCTCTGGTCTTCAACTATCCGTTGAGTTCAATCCTTGCTTTTGTCCTTCCAACAACCGGAATTCTTTACAGAATCTCTGTAGAGGAGAGGAATCTGAAAGTTATATTTGGAGAAGAATACAGAGATTACTGCAAAAAGACCTGGCGTTTGATTCCCTATCTGTTCTGA
- a CDS encoding secondary thiamine-phosphate synthase enzyme YjbQ: MKSYRKELFFNTKMRREIINITDDVEGALLESGIREGLVLVNAMHITASVFINDNESGLHQDFERWLERLAPEKPYSQYEHNGFEDNADAHLKRTVMGREVVIAVTEGKLDFGPWEQVFYYELDGKRRKRVLIKIIGE; encoded by the coding sequence TTGAAGTCTTACAGAAAGGAGCTTTTCTTCAACACAAAGATGAGACGAGAGATAATCAATATCACAGACGATGTGGAAGGCGCGCTTTTGGAAAGCGGGATCCGAGAGGGACTTGTGCTGGTAAATGCGATGCATATTACGGCAAGCGTGTTTATAAACGACAATGAGTCGGGACTCCATCAGGATTTCGAAAGGTGGCTCGAAAGACTCGCCCCGGAAAAACCATATTCTCAGTACGAGCACAACGGATTCGAGGATAATGCAGATGCTCATCTGAAGAGAACGGTAATGGGTAGAGAAGTTGTCATAGCAGTAACTGAAGGAAAGCTTGACTTTGGACCATGGGAGCAGGTTTTCTACTACGAACTGGATGGCAAAAGGCGAAAGAGAGTTCTGATAAAAATAATCGGTGAATAA
- a CDS encoding PPC domain-containing DNA-binding protein produces the protein MIFGRDESVLLFRFEDGEDFIDTFVRTLSDNGLHSLIVVSGIGMLRDFTIGWFNSVSKQYEKELVTVPHELLHISGNVSLKGGKPFPHLHVTLSGPSRSAVGGHLFGGTVCNTTELFAITTGDLRLIRDVSGAATPLEFRK, from the coding sequence ATGATTTTTGGAAGAGATGAGAGTGTACTGCTCTTTCGATTCGAAGATGGTGAGGACTTCATAGACACTTTCGTTCGGACGCTTTCCGATAATGGGCTCCATTCGCTTATAGTCGTTAGCGGAATCGGTATGTTGAGAGACTTCACGATCGGTTGGTTCAACTCGGTTTCTAAACAATACGAGAAGGAACTTGTCACAGTTCCTCATGAACTTCTCCACATATCGGGTAATGTCTCTCTCAAGGGAGGTAAACCCTTTCCACATCTTCATGTAACGCTTTCCGGTCCCTCAAGAAGTGCAGTTGGAGGTCACCTGTTCGGTGGGACCGTATGCAACACGACTGAGCTCTTCGCAATCACGACCGGTGACCTGAGACTTATAAGAGATGTTTCCGGCGCCGCAACGCCTCTGGAATTCAGAAAGTGA